Proteins co-encoded in one Camelus bactrianus isolate YW-2024 breed Bactrian camel chromosome 6, ASM4877302v1, whole genome shotgun sequence genomic window:
- the COX8C gene encoding LOW QUALITY PROTEIN: cytochrome c oxidase subunit 8C, mitochondrial (The sequence of the model RefSeq protein was modified relative to this genomic sequence to represent the inferred CDS: inserted 4 bases in 2 codons) yields the protein MSARTPLLLRGLTGRAXAIPVLHAQIHSRPTQEPLRAADVAIGLTSCFXRFLLPWGWVLAHLESYKKQE from the exons ATGTCTGCAAGGACACCGCTGCTGCTGAGGGGCCTGACTGGCCGGGC TGCCATTCCCGTGCTGCATGCCCAGATCCATTCCAGACCAACACAGGAGCCGCTCAGGGCCGCAGATGTTGCCATTGGGCTCACctcctgctt ccgtttcctCCTGCCCTGGGGCTGGGTCTTGGCACACCTGGAGAGCTACAAAAAGCAAGAGTAA
- the LYSET gene encoding lysosomal enzyme trafficking factor, with protein MMNFRQRMGWIGVGLYLLASAAAFYYVFEINETYNRLALEHIQQHPEEPLEGTTWTHSLKSRLLSLPFWFWTVIFLIPYLQMFLFLYSCTRADPKTVGYCIIPICLAIICNRHQAFVKASNQISRLQLIDT; from the coding sequence ATGATGAACTTCCGTCAGCGGATGGGATGGATTGGAGTGGGATTGTATCTTTTAGCAAGTGCAGCAGCATTTTACTATGTTTTTGAAATCAATGAGACTTACAACAGGCTGGCCTTGGAACACATTCAACAGCACCCAGAGGAGCCCCTTGAAGGAACCACATGGACACACTCCTTGAAATCTCGGTTGCTCTCCCTGCCTTTTTGGTTTTGGACAGTTATTTTTCTGATACCTTACTTACAGAtgtttttgttcctttattcttGTACAAGAGCTGACCCAAAAACAGTGGGCTACTGTATTATTCCCATATGCTTGGCAATTATCTGCAATCGCCACCAGGCATTTGTCAAGGCTTCTAATCAGATCAGCAGACTACAACTGATTGACACGTAA
- the GON7 gene encoding EKC/KEOPS complex subunit GON7 — protein sequence MELLGEYVGHDGQLQRLRVPCDAPGDADPFQGLLSAVAQMRELVAELFGSLVQPEAQDRMAAAPDEALDGDDEDDAEDENNVDNRTNSDGPSAKRPKPQS from the exons ATGGAGCTGTTGGGCGAGTATGTCGGGCACGATGGGCAGCTGCAGCGGCTACGGGTGCCTTGTGACGCTCCGGGCGACGCCGACCCTTTCCAGGGCTTGTTGTCGGCCGTGGCCCAGATGAGAGAGCTGGTAGCCGAACTCTTCGGCTCCCTCGTACAGCCGGAAGCGCAGGACCGGATGGCGGCGGCTCCAGACGAGGCCTTGGACG gtgatgACGAAGATGATGCAGAAGATGAAAATAACGTTGATAACAGAACTAACTCAGATGGACCATCTGCAAAACGGCCAAAACCACAATCTTAG